The following coding sequences lie in one Dryobates pubescens isolate bDryPub1 chromosome 10, bDryPub1.pri, whole genome shotgun sequence genomic window:
- the CEP57 gene encoding centrosomal protein of 57 kDa, with the protein MAAACNHQFTDDLQKTQNSASAADELSATSYKEYPKYKPFINADLLRSPQKPVIPYPESNSRAIFSALKNLQEKIHRLELERLQAEENVKHLSRETADYKKVLSEQMQHKELIRTEVSKKNQELASQLAAAESRCSLLEKQLDYMRKMIQHAENEKSHLLEKQGSLERDRLLDHSHVQSRLEKLDMLEKEYSRLTTMQSIAEKKMKELEQKLQEEEQARKLVQEKAAELQTGLETNRLLIQAASPLLTPKARKPRKKTKQPEKKCSVRSHFTTQPHYRLCLGDVPFVAGKSTSPSHSVGANVQHVLHLMKQHTKALCNSRVVNDNLLAKPSSAGHPTSKSRKSSLPKESSSSQEELSEVLLTLQDEFGQMSVDHQQLSKLVQQAPTIAVREDLERELEALVRKMEAKADQISKVQRHRLQLERLKRECKSKKPPAKQLKDNRFPVSEVKVTTTVTTKGKNAGPIKVKPGEKSRKNLQLLRDMQTIQTSLQRDDVSWDY; encoded by the exons GATGATCTGCAGAAAACTCAGAACTCTGCATCAGCTGCAGATGAACTCTCTGCAACTTCGTATAAGGAGTATCCAAAGTACAAGCCCTTCATCAATGCGGACTTGCTGCGCTCCCCACAGAAGCCAGTCATTCCATATCCTGAAAGCAACAGCAGAG CAATATTTTCTGCTCTGAAGAATCTCCAGGAAAAAATCCATCGACTGGAGCTGGAGCGGCTTCAGGCGGAGGAGAACGTGAAGCACCTCAGCAGGGAAACAGCAGACTACAAGAAAGTGCTGAGTGAGCAAATGCAACACAAGGAGCTCATCAGGACTGAAGTGTCAAAGAAGAATCAAG AACTGGCttctcagctggcagctgctgagtcCCGGTGCAGCCTtttggagaagcagctggaCTACATGAGGAAAATGATCCAGCATGCAGAAAATGAGAAGTCCCATCTCCTGGAGAAGCAG GGTTCGCTGGAGCGAGATCGACTTCTTGACCACTCCCATGTCCAGTCGAGACTGGAAAagctggacatgctggagaagGAGTACAGCAGGCTTACCACCATGCAGTCCATAGCAGAG aaaaaaatgaaggagCTGGAACAGAAGCTTCAGGAGGAAGAACAGGCGAGGAAACTTGTTCAGGAAAAAGCAGCTGAG CTTCAGACAGGCCTGGAAACCAACAGACTGCTGATTCAAGCAGCATCACCATTGCTTACTCCAAAAGCAAGGAAACCCAGGAAGAAAACTAAGCAGCCAGAGAAG AAATGCTCTGTGAGAAGCCATTTCACTACGCAGCCCCATTACAGACTGTGCCTGGGTGATGTACCCTTTGTAGCTGGGAAG TCCACCAGTCCCAGCCATTCAGTTGGTGCCAACGTGCAGCACGTCCTCCACCTGATGAAACAACACACAAAAGCTCTGTGCAACAGTCGTGTGGTAAATGATAATCTACTAGcaaagcccagcagtgctggccaTCCcaccagcaaaagcagaaagtcATCCCTGCCCAAAGAATCTTCTTCATCCCAGGAAGAGCTCTCTGAAGTGCTGCTGACCTTACAAGATGAATTTGGGCAGATGAGTGT TGATCACCAGCAGCTGTCAAAGCTTGTCCAGCAAGCCCCAACCATTGCAGTGAGGGAAGATCTGGAGAGGGAGCTTGAGGCACTGGTGAGAAAGATGGAAGCAAAGGCAGACCAGATCAGCAAAGTCCAGAGGCATCGGCTGCAG CTGGAGAGACTGAAGAGGGAATGCAAGTCCAAAAAGCCTCCTGCCAAACAACTGAAAGACAACAGGTTCCCTGTTAGTGAGGTGAAAGTAACAACTACAGTCACCACCAAAGGGAAGAATGCTGGTCCCATCAAAGTGAAACCTGGAGAGAAGAGTCGGAAGAACCTTCAGCTGCTGCGAGACATGCAGACCATCCAGACCTCGCTCCAGAGGGATGACGTCAGCTGGGACTACTGA